The genomic window TCGAAGCCAAGGGCACCGAAGTCATCGTCGCAGCCGCCGGCTGAGCCGTGCAGCGAACTGAGCCCTGCAGGAAACTTGCAGCGGCTAGAACCGCATTCTGGGCGCATGCAGCACGGAATCGTCAACTTCCCTGGGCACCCACTGGCTGAACGGTAGATCGAGGCTGTACTGGCCGTCGTCGTCCCTCACCAGCGTGCGCAACTCGGCGTTGTCCGGATTGTTGAGCGACTCGAAGTACTCCACCGTCCAATGGAACCAGCGCATGCAGAACAGGCGCATGGTCAACCCATGCGTGACCAGGAGGGTGTTGGGCGAATACGCAGGCTTTTGCCAGTGACGGTAGAGGGTCTCCATGAAGGACGACACGCGGTCGTAGACATCCGAGCCGGACTCACCCTCGCGGAACCGGTAGAAGAAGTGGCCGTAGAGGTTTCGGAGCTC from Arthrobacter sp. StoSoilB20 includes these protein-coding regions:
- a CDS encoding histidine phosphatase family protein produces the protein MGAPARIFMIRHGQSAANADTTIYNRVPDYRIPLTELGVEQARVAGEDLRRKLDGQQVCVYVSPYLRAYQTLEALNLGPLMERVIEEPRLREQDWANFQIAGDIEDQKELRNLYGHFFYRFREGESGSDVYDRVSSFMETLYRHWQKPAYSPNTLLVTHGLTMRLFCMRWFHWTVEYFESLNNPDNAELRTLVRDDDGQYSLDLPFSQWVPREVDDSVLHAPRMRF